The following are encoded in a window of Oncorhynchus mykiss isolate Arlee chromosome Y, USDA_OmykA_1.1, whole genome shotgun sequence genomic DNA:
- the LOC110509824 gene encoding transmembrane protein 250, which translates to MPVIPIPRRVRSFHGPHSTCMHSACGSAHTTQLVRTKYNNFDLYLRSRCMYGFLRFLLYFGCSLLTSLLWVALSALFCLQYMSARVFLRLQYKLSVILLLLGHRRLDFGVLNNLFIYSMQVTMFLVGGLGWCFMVFVDM; encoded by the coding sequence ATGCCTGTGATCCCCATCCCTCGGCGTGTGCGTAGCTTCCATGGTCCCCACTCCACCTGCATGCACTCGGCCTGTGGGTCTGCACACACCACCCAGCTTGTGCGCACCAAGTACAACAACTTTGACCTTTACCTGCGCTCACGATGCATGTACGGCTTCCTGCGCTTCCTGCTCTACTTCGGCTGCAGCCTTCTGACCTCCCTCCTCTGGGTGGCGCTGTCGGCTCTATTCTGCCTGCAGTACATGAGCGCCCGTGTCTTCCTGCGGCTGCAGTACAAGCTGTCCGTCATCCTACTGTTGCTAGGACACCGGCGCCTTGACTTTGGGGTGCTCAACAACCTGTTTATCTACAGTATGCAGGTCACAATGTTCCTGGTGGGAGGCCTGGGCTGGTGCTTCATGGTGTTTGTGGACATGTAG